The DNA window TCCCGCATCTGCTCGAGACCAACGGTGTGATCATCAACATCGCCTCGAACGCCGGACTGATGGGCCAGGCGTACTCGGTGCTCTACACGATGACCAAAGGCGCCGTCGTACAGCTCACCAAGTCACTCGCGATGGAGTACATCAAGCGGCCGCTGCGTGTCGTGGCGATCGCGCCGGGCGGCACTGACACCGCCCTGGTTCGCAACTTCTCGATGCCGGACGACGTCGACTGGGACCTGGTCGGTCGCTACACGAGCCCTCGTGGCTTCGCCAAGCCCGAGGACATCGCCGCGCTGTTCTGCTTCCTCGCATCGGACGAGGCTCGCAACATCCACGGTGCGATCGTGTCCAGCGACAACGGCATCACCGCCGGATAGGGGGCGCAGCCATGGTCGACCGCATCGAGGTGTCACGTCAGATCAACGCTTCGCCGGAGAAGATCTTCGCGCTGCTGGCGAGCCCGGCTGGTCACGTCGCGATCGATGCAACCGGAATGCTCCAGTCCTACACCGGCGAGCCGGTCTCGGCGGTAGGCGACTCGTTCGTGATCCACATGGATCGCAAGTCACTCAACGACTTCCCGGAGCTCGGTCGGTACGACGTGACGGTTCTCATCACGACGTACGAGCAGGATCGCGAGATCGCATGGACGCCCACCGGCCGGCTCAACCTCAACCACGTCTACGGCTACCGGCTCGAGCCGGGCGACGGCGGCACCCTCGTCACGCAGTACTACGACTGGTCAGCCATCGAGCAGAACTGGCGTGACATGAACATCTTCCCGGTCATCTCCGAGACGGCGCTGCGCGCAACTCTCGGCATCCTCGCCCGGACCGTCGAAGCCCACTGAACTCCCGGTGATCTT is part of the Mycobacteriales bacterium genome and encodes:
- a CDS encoding SRPBCC family protein, which translates into the protein MVDRIEVSRQINASPEKIFALLASPAGHVAIDATGMLQSYTGEPVSAVGDSFVIHMDRKSLNDFPELGRYDVTVLITTYEQDREIAWTPTGRLNLNHVYGYRLEPGDGGTLVTQYYDWSAIEQNWRDMNIFPVISETALRATLGILARTVEAH
- a CDS encoding SDR family oxidoreductase, translated to MNGGRFEDRVALVTGAGSGIGRATALRLAAEGARVLAVDINEVGLKETVELGGASIVPRPADVTIVAECQAAVGEAIAQFGKLNLLGNIAGISGNAHMTEVTEAEYRRMFGVNVDAYFFLAQAAIPHLLETNGVIINIASNAGLMGQAYSVLYTMTKGAVVQLTKSLAMEYIKRPLRVVAIAPGGTDTALVRNFSMPDDVDWDLVGRYTSPRGFAKPEDIAALFCFLASDEARNIHGAIVSSDNGITAG